Proteins encoded within one genomic window of Actinoplanes octamycinicus:
- a CDS encoding MFS transporter has translation MLLYPVYALLFADAGLTTGQISSLFAIWSIVAFSCEIPAGALADTWSRKRVYALGELLTAAGFGCWLLWPGYPGFAAGFVLWGLGGALSSGTLEALSYDALGDAAAYARLTGHAGTVGLLAMLAATLLAAPAYAAGGYHLVGTISIATVTAGGLLALRLPDKPLPGTPSAPDPPATPEPPAAPVRTALRLIRGDRAVARALLVAALVPGFSALDEYLPLLARDKGAPTAAVPLLFALTALAMAAGSAVAARRPVRPPTRPLLLAATLLATGALLPHLAGMVPVAAAFGLLQYAMVHAGTGLQEVIPSAARTTVLSVSGFAAELCAVLLYAGFALPVPLGWLFAVAALPLIATARLAARRSPAG, from the coding sequence GTGCTGCTCTACCCGGTCTACGCGCTGCTCTTCGCCGACGCCGGGCTCACCACCGGCCAGATCTCCTCGCTCTTCGCGATCTGGTCGATCGTCGCGTTCAGCTGCGAGATCCCGGCCGGCGCGCTCGCCGACACCTGGTCCCGCAAGCGCGTCTACGCGCTCGGTGAGCTGCTCACCGCCGCCGGTTTCGGCTGCTGGCTGCTCTGGCCCGGCTATCCGGGCTTCGCCGCGGGCTTCGTGCTGTGGGGTCTCGGCGGCGCGCTGAGCTCCGGCACCCTGGAGGCGCTCAGCTACGACGCGCTGGGCGACGCCGCGGCCTACGCCCGGCTGACCGGCCACGCCGGCACGGTCGGCCTGCTCGCCATGCTCGCCGCCACGCTGCTGGCCGCGCCCGCCTACGCCGCCGGCGGCTACCACCTGGTCGGCACGATCAGCATCGCGACGGTCACGGCAGGCGGCTTGCTCGCGCTCCGCCTCCCCGACAAACCCCTTCCCGGTACGCCCTCCGCCCCCGATCCCCCGGCCACCCCGGAGCCACCCGCCGCACCCGTCCGCACGGCCCTGCGCCTGATCCGTGGCGACCGTGCCGTGGCCCGGGCGCTGCTGGTCGCCGCCCTGGTCCCCGGTTTCTCCGCGCTCGACGAATACCTCCCGCTGCTGGCCCGCGACAAGGGCGCCCCGACCGCCGCGGTGCCACTGCTCTTCGCCCTGACCGCCCTCGCGATGGCGGCCGGCAGCGCCGTCGCCGCCCGCCGCCCGGTCCGCCCGCCGACCCGCCCGCTGCTGCTGGCCGCGACCCTGCTGGCAACCGGCGCACTGCTCCCGCACCTGGCCGGGATGGTCCCGGTGGCCGCCGCGTTCGGCCTGCTCCAGTACGCGATGGTGCACGCGGGGACCGGCCTGCAGGAGGTCATCCCGTCGGCCGCCCGCACCACGGTCCTGTCGGTCAGCGGCTTCGCCGCCGAACTGTGCGCCGTGCTGCTCTACGCCGGCTTCGCCCTGCCGGTCCCGCTGGGATGGCTCTTCGCCGTAGCCGCCCTCCCGCTGATCGCGACAGCCCGCCTCGCGGCCCGGCGCAGCCCCGCCGGTTAG
- a CDS encoding Fur family transcriptional regulator: MNPESSAQRNTKQRSAVREALAEAEGFQSAQDLHAMLRGRGERVGLTTVYRTLQGLADAGEVDVMRPPGGEHLYRRCSQGHHHHLVCRSCGRTVEVLGPAVESWADKVAGEHGFVDVAHTLEIFGTCPECAAKAG; the protein is encoded by the coding sequence GTGAACCCGGAAAGTAGTGCGCAGCGCAACACCAAGCAGCGGAGCGCGGTGCGTGAGGCGCTCGCCGAGGCCGAGGGTTTCCAGAGCGCGCAGGACCTGCACGCGATGCTGCGCGGCCGGGGCGAGCGGGTCGGCCTGACCACCGTCTACCGCACGCTGCAGGGGCTGGCCGACGCCGGCGAGGTGGACGTGATGCGCCCGCCCGGCGGCGAGCACCTCTACCGGCGGTGCAGCCAGGGGCATCACCACCACCTGGTCTGCCGGTCCTGCGGGCGGACCGTCGAGGTGCTCGGCCCGGCGGTCGAGTCGTGGGCCGACAAGGTGGCCGGCGAGCACGGCTTCGTCGACGTCGCGCACACCCTGGAGATCTTCGGCACCTGCCCGGAGTGCGCCGCGAAGGCCGGATGA
- a CDS encoding DUF6703 family protein — translation MTTSDPFLRRLAKVNPTTAFITALALLLAGLFLPGVIGALLLGLLAAGLAALTFTTWPVQSPITRLVRVILLTLLIVAVVSKAMA, via the coding sequence GTGACGACGTCCGACCCTTTCCTGCGCCGCCTCGCCAAGGTGAACCCGACCACCGCGTTCATCACCGCGCTGGCCTTGCTGCTGGCCGGGCTCTTCCTGCCCGGGGTGATCGGCGCGCTGCTGCTCGGGCTGCTCGCCGCCGGACTGGCCGCGCTGACCTTCACCACCTGGCCGGTGCAGTCGCCGATCACCCGGCTGGTCCGGGTGATCCTGCTGACCCTGCTGATCGTGGCGGTGGTCAGCAAGGCGATGGCGTAG
- a CDS encoding IS110 family transposase: protein MWFCRDDGKVNGYMGQLIIGVDPHKRSATIEIINEREQVLARGRYGTDTGGYQQMLAAGRRHAGRVWAVEGCNGIGRHLAQRLVADGETVLDVPAKLAAKARNFDTGHGRKTDGHDAHHIAVTALRTPGLRRVHADGATVALRLLADRRDQLGVARTETINRLHQLLLELIPGGAKKNLTTDQARTLLERVSVPAGDIVTATRYQLAGDLADELTTLDTKIKAANRQLKTVLAATGTQLTSLNGIGPSGAARLLGDIGDISRFPTRGHFATWNGTAPIDVSSGDNHHHRLNRAGNRRINRVLHIMAITQLRFDTPGRAYYQRKRAEGKTAMEAMRALKRRLSDTVYRQMIKDDHTAQQTATGPGGHTGATLNSSAADPNPKIDTSEKSQPGPANHHPKTPLTPTP, encoded by the coding sequence GTGTGGTTCTGCCGCGACGACGGGAAGGTCAACGGGTACATGGGTCAGCTGATCATTGGAGTCGATCCGCACAAGCGGTCCGCGACGATCGAGATCATCAACGAGCGTGAACAGGTGCTGGCCCGTGGCAGGTACGGCACCGACACCGGTGGCTACCAGCAGATGCTCGCCGCCGGCCGCCGTCACGCCGGCCGGGTGTGGGCGGTCGAGGGCTGTAACGGCATCGGCCGGCACCTGGCCCAGCGGCTGGTCGCCGACGGCGAAACCGTGCTGGACGTCCCGGCGAAACTCGCCGCGAAAGCCCGCAACTTTGACACCGGGCACGGCCGTAAAACCGACGGTCACGACGCGCACCACATCGCGGTGACCGCCCTGCGCACCCCGGGCCTGCGCCGCGTTCACGCCGACGGCGCCACCGTCGCGCTGCGGCTGCTGGCCGACCGCCGCGACCAGCTCGGTGTCGCCCGCACCGAGACCATCAACCGGCTGCACCAGCTACTGCTCGAACTGATCCCCGGCGGCGCGAAGAAGAACCTGACCACCGACCAGGCCCGCACCCTGCTCGAACGCGTCAGCGTCCCGGCCGGCGACATCGTCACCGCCACCCGCTATCAGCTGGCCGGCGACCTGGCCGACGAGCTCACCACCCTGGACACCAAGATCAAAGCAGCCAACCGGCAGCTGAAGACCGTGCTGGCCGCCACCGGCACCCAGCTGACCAGCCTCAACGGCATCGGCCCCTCCGGCGCCGCCCGCCTGCTCGGCGACATCGGCGACATCAGCCGCTTCCCGACCCGCGGGCACTTCGCCACCTGGAACGGCACCGCCCCCATCGACGTGTCCTCCGGCGACAACCATCATCACCGGCTCAACCGGGCCGGGAACCGGCGCATCAACCGGGTCCTGCACATCATGGCCATCACCCAGCTCCGCTTCGACACCCCCGGCCGCGCCTACTACCAGCGCAAACGCGCCGAAGGCAAAACCGCGATGGAAGCCATGCGAGCGTTGAAACGACGCCTGTCCGACACCGTCTACCGCCAAATGATCAAAGACGACCACACGGCACAACAGACAGCGACGGGTCCGGGAGGACACACGGGGGCGACTCTGAACTCCAGCGCGGCCGACCCAAACCCCAAGATCGACACTTCGGAAAAGTCACAACCCGGACCCGCCAACCACCACCCTAAAACACCCCTCACACCAACCCCTTGA
- a CDS encoding metal ABC transporter permease, with amino-acid sequence MDLLTYPFMLRALAGALIIGLAAPALGIYLVQRRLSLIGDGIGHVALTGVGVGLLTHQSPVLTAVLVSVAGAVAVELVRERGRTSGDLALALLFYGGIAGGVVLVGLSDDSSNASLMQYLFGSLITTSPQDIAVIAGLGVAVLVAMLLFRPALFALCNDEEYARVSGLPVRTLNLLLAVTTAVTVTIAMRTVGLLLVSALMVVPVAAAQQVTRGFRSTMAVAMLIGICAAGAGVVLSGQIDTAPGATTVLLALAAFLITTAAGALWQRRRRAATPAQVEPPDVVIHA; translated from the coding sequence ATGGATCTTCTGACCTATCCCTTCATGCTCCGGGCCCTGGCCGGCGCGCTGATCATCGGGCTGGCCGCGCCGGCCCTCGGGATCTATCTGGTGCAGCGGCGGCTGTCGCTGATCGGCGACGGCATCGGGCACGTGGCGCTCACCGGCGTCGGCGTCGGCCTGCTCACCCACCAGTCGCCGGTGCTCACCGCGGTGCTGGTGTCGGTGGCCGGCGCGGTCGCCGTCGAGCTGGTCCGCGAGCGCGGCCGCACCTCCGGCGACCTGGCCCTGGCACTGCTCTTCTACGGCGGCATCGCGGGCGGCGTGGTGCTGGTCGGGCTCTCCGACGACAGCAGCAACGCCAGCCTGATGCAGTACCTGTTCGGCTCGCTGATCACCACATCGCCGCAGGACATCGCGGTGATCGCCGGGCTGGGCGTGGCCGTGCTGGTCGCCATGCTGCTGTTCCGCCCGGCGCTCTTCGCGCTCTGCAACGACGAGGAGTACGCCCGGGTCAGCGGCCTGCCGGTGCGCACCCTCAACCTGCTGCTCGCGGTGACCACCGCGGTCACCGTGACGATCGCCATGCGCACCGTCGGGCTGCTGCTGGTCTCCGCGCTGATGGTGGTCCCGGTGGCGGCCGCCCAGCAGGTCACCCGCGGGTTCCGGTCGACCATGGCGGTGGCCATGCTGATCGGGATCTGCGCGGCCGGCGCCGGCGTGGTGCTCTCCGGGCAGATCGACACCGCGCCCGGCGCCACCACGGTGCTGCTGGCCCTGGCCGCCTTCCTGATCACCACCGCGGCCGGCGCGCTCTGGCAGCGCCGGCGCCGGGCCGCCACGCCGGCCCAGGTCGAGCCCCCGGACGTCGTGATCCATGCCTGA
- a CDS encoding glycine--tRNA ligase, translating into MPADRIDSVVSLAKRRGFVFPSSEIYGGTRSAWDYGPLGVELKENVRRQWWRTMVQQRDDIVGLDSAVILNRDVWAASGHLDAFVDPLTECQSCHKRFRADHLEEAYEAKHGNPPASLQELNCPNCGNKGTFTEPKMFNGLMKTYLGPTESTEGLHYLRPETAQGIFVNYLNVATAARKKPPFGIAQVGKSFRNEITPGNFIFRTREFEQMEMEFFVAPGSDEEWHEYWLQERWNWYRGLGLSESNLRFYEHPKEKLSHYSKRTVDIEYRFQFGGSEFAELEGIANRTDFDLATHSKHSGVDLSYFDQEKQERWTPYVIEPAAGLTRAVLAFLLEAYDEDEAPNTKGGVDKRTVMRFDPRLAPVKVAVLPLSRNPELSPKAKGLAADLRKRWIVEFDDSQAIGRRYRRQDEIGTPFCVTVDFDTLTDDAVTVRDRDTMKQERVSLSQIEDYLIKRLPGCA; encoded by the coding sequence ATGCCTGCCGACCGCATCGATTCCGTTGTCAGCCTTGCCAAGCGCCGGGGCTTCGTCTTTCCCTCCAGTGAGATCTACGGAGGGACCCGCTCGGCTTGGGACTACGGTCCGCTGGGCGTCGAACTCAAGGAGAACGTCCGCCGCCAGTGGTGGCGCACCATGGTCCAGCAGCGGGACGACATCGTCGGCCTCGACTCGGCCGTGATCCTGAACCGCGACGTCTGGGCTGCCTCCGGGCACCTCGACGCGTTCGTCGACCCGCTGACCGAGTGCCAGTCCTGCCACAAGCGCTTCCGGGCCGACCACCTGGAGGAGGCCTACGAGGCCAAGCACGGCAACCCGCCGGCCTCGCTGCAGGAGCTGAACTGCCCGAACTGCGGCAACAAGGGCACCTTCACCGAGCCGAAGATGTTCAACGGCCTGATGAAGACCTACCTCGGCCCGACCGAGAGCACCGAGGGCCTGCACTACCTGCGCCCGGAGACCGCCCAGGGCATCTTCGTGAACTACCTGAACGTGGCGACCGCGGCCCGCAAGAAGCCGCCGTTCGGCATCGCCCAGGTCGGCAAGAGCTTCCGGAACGAGATCACTCCGGGCAACTTCATCTTCCGGACCCGTGAGTTCGAGCAGATGGAGATGGAGTTCTTCGTCGCGCCGGGCAGCGACGAGGAGTGGCACGAGTACTGGCTGCAGGAGCGCTGGAACTGGTACCGCGGGCTGGGCCTCTCGGAGAGCAACCTGCGGTTCTACGAGCACCCCAAGGAGAAGCTCTCGCACTACTCGAAGCGGACCGTCGACATCGAGTACCGCTTCCAGTTCGGCGGCAGCGAGTTCGCCGAGCTCGAGGGCATCGCGAACCGGACCGACTTCGACCTGGCCACGCACTCCAAGCACTCCGGCGTCGACCTGTCCTACTTCGACCAGGAGAAGCAGGAGCGCTGGACGCCGTACGTGATCGAGCCGGCCGCCGGCCTGACCCGCGCGGTGCTGGCCTTCCTGCTCGAGGCGTACGACGAGGACGAGGCGCCGAACACCAAGGGCGGCGTCGACAAGCGCACGGTCATGCGGTTCGACCCGCGGCTGGCCCCGGTCAAGGTCGCGGTGCTGCCGCTGTCCCGCAACCCGGAGCTGTCGCCGAAGGCCAAGGGGCTCGCCGCCGACCTGCGCAAGCGCTGGATCGTCGAGTTCGACGACTCGCAGGCGATCGGCCGCCGGTACCGCCGGCAGGACGAGATCGGCACCCCGTTCTGCGTCACGGTCGACTTCGACACGCTCACCGACGACGCGGTGACCGTCCGGGACCGCGACACCATGAAGCAGGAGCGGGTCTCCCTCTCCCAGATCGAGGACTACCTGATCAAGCGCCTGCCCGGCTGCGCTTGA
- a CDS encoding metal ABC transporter substrate-binding protein, whose amino-acid sequence MMRRLLPLLLVLAGLAGCGARAEAGGRLPIVAAFYPLQFVSERVGGDLVQVVNLTKPGAEPHDVELSPRQVARIVDARVAVYLHGFQPAVDAAIAQNAERQGYDVSGAVSLLHADEAEGQEAEGHEGHDHGDEATDPHVWLDPVRLAAIGDGLAERLATTDPAHAADYRARAATLHRQLTELDAEFAAGLATCARRELVTSHTAFHYLADRYHLTQVGITGVDPEAEPSPRRLAEVAAEARAHGTTTIFFETLVSPKVAETIAREAGATTAVLDPLEGLTDPDADYFSVMRANLAALTTALGCGT is encoded by the coding sequence ATGATGCGCCGCCTGCTGCCCCTGCTGCTCGTGCTGGCCGGCCTGGCCGGCTGCGGCGCGCGGGCGGAGGCCGGCGGACGCCTCCCGATCGTCGCCGCGTTCTACCCGCTGCAGTTCGTCAGTGAGCGGGTCGGCGGCGACCTGGTCCAGGTGGTCAACCTGACCAAGCCGGGCGCCGAGCCGCACGACGTGGAGCTCAGCCCGCGCCAGGTGGCCCGGATCGTCGACGCCCGGGTGGCGGTCTACCTGCACGGCTTCCAGCCCGCGGTGGACGCCGCGATCGCGCAGAACGCGGAGCGGCAGGGATACGACGTGTCCGGCGCGGTCAGCCTGCTGCACGCCGACGAGGCGGAGGGCCAGGAGGCGGAGGGCCACGAGGGGCACGACCACGGGGACGAGGCGACCGACCCGCACGTCTGGCTGGACCCGGTCCGGCTGGCCGCGATCGGTGACGGCCTGGCCGAGCGGCTGGCCACGACCGACCCGGCGCACGCGGCCGACTACCGGGCCCGGGCCGCCACCCTGCACCGCCAGCTCACCGAGCTGGACGCCGAGTTCGCCGCCGGCCTGGCCACCTGCGCCCGGCGCGAGCTGGTCACCAGCCACACCGCCTTCCACTACCTGGCCGACCGCTACCACCTGACCCAGGTGGGGATCACCGGCGTCGATCCGGAGGCCGAGCCCTCGCCGCGCCGGCTCGCCGAGGTCGCCGCCGAGGCCCGCGCGCACGGCACCACCACGATCTTCTTCGAGACGCTGGTCAGCCCGAAGGTCGCCGAGACGATCGCGCGCGAGGCCGGCGCGACCACCGCGGTGCTCGACCCGCTCGAGGGCCTGACCGACCCGGACGCGGACTACTTCTCGGTGATGCGGGCCAACCTGGCCGCTCTGACCACAGCATTGGGGTGCGGCACATGA
- a CDS encoding XdhC family protein, producing MSEGQGPRRLVAVFASPVAEMLGRFGIELGYQVVVVEPDPTRLQGTPRPHGDRVVADLAAAAPDEHTDVLLTDHHRPEIGTLLREALAGESRWIGILGNPRHEGPHVAALRELGVPDEEIARVHRPVGLNIGSRTPPEIALAVLAGLIADRNDRPGGFAF from the coding sequence ATGAGTGAGGGACAGGGTCCGCGCCGACTGGTGGCGGTTTTCGCGTCGCCGGTGGCCGAGATGCTGGGGCGGTTCGGGATCGAGCTGGGTTACCAGGTCGTGGTGGTGGAGCCAGACCCGACCCGGCTGCAGGGGACGCCACGGCCGCACGGGGACCGGGTGGTCGCCGACCTGGCCGCGGCGGCGCCGGACGAGCACACCGACGTGCTGCTCACCGACCATCACCGGCCGGAGATCGGGACCCTGCTGCGGGAGGCGCTGGCCGGCGAGTCGCGCTGGATCGGCATCCTGGGCAACCCGCGGCACGAGGGCCCGCACGTGGCCGCGCTGCGCGAGCTGGGCGTGCCGGACGAGGAGATCGCCCGGGTGCACCGCCCGGTCGGCCTGAACATCGGCAGCCGGACGCCACCGGAGATCGCCCTCGCGGTGCTTGCCGGCCTGATCGCCGACCGCAACGACCGCCCCGGCGGCTTCGCGTTCTGA
- a CDS encoding SDR family NAD(P)-dependent oxidoreductase yields the protein MATILITGSSDGIGRHTAATLAAEGHRVTLHARNERRAEDARKAVPEAADVLVGDLASLAQTRELAAQAVAAGPSDVVIHNAGVGGGQQAPELTEDGLERIFQVNTLAPYLLTALMPAPARLIYLTSGLEADGRARLDDPQWRARPWHGMQAYSDSKLYDVLLAFAVARRWPGTLSNAVDPGWIRTRLGGPDATDDLPEGAETQVWLATSDEPAATVTGHYFKRRQSLTANPQAYDVELQERLLAVCADLTGVELPA from the coding sequence ATGGCGACGATTCTGATCACCGGCTCCAGCGACGGCATCGGGCGGCACACGGCCGCGACGCTGGCCGCCGAGGGGCACCGGGTCACCCTGCACGCGCGCAACGAGCGGCGGGCCGAGGACGCGCGCAAGGCCGTCCCGGAGGCCGCCGACGTGCTCGTCGGTGACCTGGCCTCGCTGGCGCAGACCCGGGAGCTGGCCGCCCAGGCGGTCGCGGCCGGGCCGTCCGACGTGGTGATCCACAACGCCGGTGTGGGTGGCGGGCAGCAGGCCCCGGAGCTCACCGAGGACGGGCTGGAGCGGATCTTCCAGGTCAACACGCTCGCCCCCTACCTGCTGACCGCGCTGATGCCGGCGCCGGCCCGGCTGATCTACCTCACCTCGGGGCTGGAGGCGGACGGGCGGGCGCGCCTGGACGACCCGCAGTGGCGGGCCCGCCCGTGGCACGGGATGCAGGCCTACAGCGACTCCAAGCTGTACGACGTGCTGCTCGCCTTCGCGGTGGCCCGCCGCTGGCCGGGCACCCTGAGCAACGCGGTCGACCCGGGCTGGATCCGCACCCGGCTGGGCGGCCCGGACGCCACCGACGACCTGCCGGAGGGCGCCGAGACCCAGGTCTGGCTGGCCACCTCGGACGAGCCGGCGGCCACCGTGACCGGGCACTACTTCAAGCGCCGCCAGTCGCTGACCGCCAACCCGCAGGCCTACGACGTCGAGCTGCAGGAGCGCCTGCTCGCCGTCTGCGCCGACCTGACCGGCGTCGAGCTGCCGGCCTAG
- a CDS encoding antibiotic biosynthesis monooxygenase family protein produces the protein MLVLNRFTVPPDTRDGFLERAHAALAALAACPGYRSGRLTRALEDTAAWTLVTEWESVGAYRRALGAFDVKVHATPLLAQSLDEPSAFETLASAGPGEPVKIIESDRAAESWR, from the coding sequence ATGCTGGTGCTCAACCGCTTCACGGTCCCGCCGGACACGCGGGACGGATTCCTGGAGCGGGCGCACGCCGCGCTCGCTGCCCTGGCCGCGTGCCCGGGTTACCGCTCCGGACGGCTCACCCGGGCGCTGGAGGACACCGCCGCCTGGACCCTGGTGACCGAGTGGGAGTCGGTCGGAGCGTACCGCCGCGCGCTGGGCGCCTTCGACGTCAAGGTGCACGCCACCCCGCTGCTCGCCCAGTCGCTGGACGAGCCGTCCGCCTTCGAGACGCTCGCCAGCGCCGGCCCGGGGGAGCCCGTCAAGATCATCGAGAGTGACCGGGCCGCCGAGTCCTGGCGCTGA
- the dusB gene encoding tRNA dihydrouridine synthase DusB, which translates to MLGNHAVNPPVVLAPMAGITNVAFRRLCREQGGGVYVCEMITTRALVERIPKTLKMIAFAEDEGFRSLQLYGVDPDVTEAAVRMVGERDLADHVDLNFGCPVPKVTRRGGGSALPWRRKLFGRIVRQAVRAAAEHGLPLTIKMRKGIDDNHLTYVEAGLIAQEAGVAAVALHARTAEQRYSGQADWDAIATLKQALDVPVLGNGDIWEGSDALRMVAHTGVDGVVVGRGCLGRPWLFADLEAAFTQGAGYQPVLPSLGEVAKIMSRHAQLLVEALEDERHGCADFRKHVAWYLKGFPVGGDLRRSLAMISSLTELDDLLGKLDPAIPFPVESLGQPRGRVNAPGKVSLPHGWLDSRDDDTVPEGAEMEDSGG; encoded by the coding sequence ATGCTCGGCAATCACGCCGTCAATCCACCCGTCGTCCTGGCTCCGATGGCGGGGATCACCAACGTGGCGTTCCGGCGGCTCTGCCGGGAGCAGGGCGGCGGGGTCTACGTCTGCGAGATGATCACCACGCGGGCGCTGGTGGAGCGGATCCCCAAGACGCTCAAGATGATCGCGTTCGCCGAGGACGAGGGTTTCCGCAGCCTGCAGCTCTACGGCGTGGACCCGGATGTGACCGAGGCCGCGGTCCGGATGGTCGGCGAGCGGGACCTGGCCGATCACGTCGACCTGAACTTCGGCTGCCCGGTGCCGAAGGTGACCCGGCGCGGCGGCGGTTCGGCCCTGCCCTGGCGGCGCAAGCTGTTCGGCCGGATCGTCCGGCAGGCGGTGCGGGCCGCCGCGGAGCACGGTCTCCCGCTGACCATCAAGATGCGCAAGGGCATCGACGACAACCATCTGACGTACGTGGAGGCCGGCCTGATCGCCCAGGAGGCCGGCGTGGCCGCCGTGGCGTTGCACGCCCGCACCGCCGAGCAGCGGTACTCCGGCCAGGCCGACTGGGACGCGATCGCCACCCTGAAGCAGGCCCTGGACGTCCCGGTGCTGGGCAACGGCGACATCTGGGAGGGTTCGGACGCGCTCCGGATGGTCGCGCACACCGGCGTCGACGGCGTCGTCGTCGGCCGCGGCTGCCTGGGCCGCCCGTGGCTCTTCGCCGATCTGGAGGCCGCCTTCACGCAGGGCGCCGGCTACCAGCCGGTGCTGCCCAGCCTGGGCGAGGTCGCCAAGATCATGTCCCGGCACGCGCAGCTGCTGGTCGAGGCGCTGGAGGACGAGCGGCACGGGTGCGCCGACTTCCGCAAGCACGTCGCGTGGTACCTGAAGGGCTTCCCGGTCGGCGGCGACCTCCGCCGCAGCCTCGCGATGATCTCCTCGCTCACCGAGCTGGACGACCTGCTCGGCAAGCTCGACCCGGCGATCCCGTTCCCGGTCGAGTCGCTGGGCCAGCCGCGCGGCCGGGTCAACGCGCCCGGCAAGGTGTCGCTCCCGCACGGCTGGCTCGACTCCCGCGATGACGACACCGTCCCGGAGGGCGCCGAGATGGAAGACAGCGGCGGCTAG
- a CDS encoding metal ABC transporter ATP-binding protein, whose amino-acid sequence MSIVEVRHMAAGYDGREILRDVSLRVAAGDVVAVLGANGSGKSTLIRTVLGLVPVRRGEIDLFGTPQRRFRQWERIGYVPQRLGAGSGVPATVGEVVASGRLARRGLFRLPGAADRAAVREALTAVGLLDRIGDPVATLSGGQQQRTLIARALAGQPDLLVLDEPTAGVDAASQEAFAGALTKFAADGGTIVLVLHELGPLRPLIGRAVVVHDGRIVHDGAPPEPAGHHAEPGHDHVHPHADEEKAGICEWAPADVTKAY is encoded by the coding sequence ATGAGCATCGTCGAGGTCCGGCACATGGCGGCCGGTTACGACGGCCGGGAGATCCTCCGGGACGTCTCGCTCCGCGTCGCCGCCGGCGACGTGGTCGCCGTGCTCGGCGCCAACGGCTCCGGGAAGTCCACGCTGATCCGCACGGTCCTCGGCCTGGTTCCGGTCCGCCGCGGCGAGATCGATCTTTTCGGTACGCCGCAGCGCCGCTTCCGGCAGTGGGAGCGGATCGGCTACGTGCCGCAGCGTCTCGGCGCCGGCAGCGGCGTCCCGGCCACGGTCGGCGAGGTGGTGGCGTCCGGCCGGCTGGCCCGCCGCGGCCTGTTCCGGCTGCCCGGCGCCGCCGACCGGGCCGCGGTCCGGGAGGCGCTCACCGCGGTCGGGCTGCTGGACCGGATCGGCGACCCGGTCGCCACCCTCTCCGGCGGCCAGCAGCAGCGCACCCTGATCGCCCGGGCCCTGGCCGGCCAGCCCGACCTGCTGGTGCTGGACGAGCCGACGGCCGGCGTGGACGCGGCCAGTCAGGAGGCGTTCGCCGGGGCGCTGACCAAGTTCGCCGCGGACGGCGGGACGATCGTGCTGGTGCTGCACGAGCTGGGCCCGCTGCGGCCGCTGATCGGCCGGGCCGTGGTGGTGCACGACGGGCGGATCGTGCACGACGGGGCGCCGCCGGAGCCGGCCGGGCACCACGCCGAGCCGGGGCACGACCACGTGCACCCGCACGCCGACGAGGAGAAGGCCGGCATCTGCGAGTGGGCGCCGGCCGACGTGACGAAGGCGTACTGA
- a CDS encoding ArsR/SmtB family transcription factor, which yields MTATGYEAYESAGALLRALSAPIRIAIVAELGSGERCVHDLVERLGAAQPLVSQHLRVLRGAGVVRGVRRGREIAYSLVDEHVAHIVADAVSHARENRS from the coding sequence ATGACGGCCACCGGTTACGAAGCGTACGAATCCGCGGGCGCGCTGTTGCGGGCGTTGTCCGCGCCGATCCGGATCGCCATCGTCGCCGAGCTGGGTTCGGGCGAGCGCTGTGTGCACGATCTGGTGGAACGGCTCGGCGCCGCGCAGCCGCTGGTCTCGCAGCACCTGCGGGTGTTGCGCGGGGCCGGCGTGGTGCGGGGTGTCCGGCGCGGCCGAGAGATCGCATACTCCCTGGTGGACGAACACGTCGCGCACATCGTGGCGGATGCCGTCAGCCATGCGAGGGAGAACCGATCGTGA